A window from Verrucomicrobiia bacterium encodes these proteins:
- a CDS encoding peptidylprolyl isomerase encodes MSHLRIPTSWNFAAAAMLLLVATACTGPSTSRRDIAVFVNGDPIPHAEVEAEADRWINANKARDASKGIIFEESGREATRALLRHEVLESLIERRLIAQQLRADNLEITEDEVDKHLQARMRALGQTPGQAAQEIEEQGKTLGDVRERIRWHTLGVEKLYTVHAADKQTLSDEAALKLYNDYPAEFDREEERRVRHILIRVNPDASAKVKQAARAKMEQLLQRIRAGEDFAALAKEYSDDELSRNRGGDRGFSGRGFIRGPGDDPFGDVAFAMKQIGEISDVVETRDGFHVIELTGLKEARRLSFEEVKDGMIADFRHREIGRFWSRFGGDLRAAANLDWTSHELFRQARAKRLQEKHNAKIERMIAREQRKAGEAPPEDGAAATELRTDVR; translated from the coding sequence ATGAGTCATTTGCGTATCCCCACATCCTGGAATTTCGCGGCGGCTGCGATGCTCCTCCTTGTTGCAACCGCCTGCACTGGTCCCTCCACTTCCCGCCGCGATATAGCGGTGTTCGTCAACGGCGATCCCATTCCGCATGCAGAGGTGGAAGCCGAAGCCGACCGCTGGATCAACGCGAACAAGGCGCGCGACGCGTCGAAGGGAATCATTTTCGAAGAGTCGGGCCGCGAAGCCACCCGCGCGCTCCTGCGTCACGAGGTTTTGGAGTCGCTGATTGAACGCAGATTGATCGCGCAACAACTTCGCGCCGATAATCTTGAGATCACCGAGGATGAGGTTGACAAGCATCTGCAGGCCAGGATGCGGGCGCTCGGGCAGACACCCGGGCAGGCGGCGCAGGAAATTGAAGAGCAGGGGAAAACGCTCGGCGACGTTCGCGAACGCATCCGCTGGCACACGCTCGGGGTTGAGAAGCTCTACACCGTGCACGCTGCGGACAAGCAAACGCTGAGCGATGAGGCCGCGTTGAAACTCTACAACGATTACCCCGCGGAGTTCGATCGCGAAGAGGAGCGTCGAGTCCGGCACATTCTTATCCGCGTGAACCCCGACGCATCAGCGAAAGTGAAACAGGCCGCGCGGGCGAAAATGGAACAACTGCTTCAGCGCATTCGCGCAGGCGAGGACTTCGCCGCGCTGGCGAAGGAATACTCCGACGATGAATTGAGCCGGAATCGCGGTGGCGACCGCGGCTTTTCAGGACGCGGATTTATTCGAGGGCCTGGGGATGATCCGTTCGGCGACGTTGCCTTTGCCATGAAGCAGATTGGCGAAATCAGCGATGTTGTCGAAACCCGCGACGGATTTCATGTGATTGAACTTACAGGGTTGAAGGAAGCGCGCCGGCTCAGCTTTGAAGAGGTTAAGGACGGGATGATTGCTGATTTTCGGCATCGGGAAATTGGCCGTTTCTGGAGCCGGTTCGGCGGCGACCTGCGTGCTGCCGCAAATCTTGACTGGACCTCGCACGAACTGTTCCGCCAGGCCAGGGCAAAGCGGCTCCAGGAAAAGCACAATGCGAAGATCGAACGCATGATTGCGCGTGAACAGCGAAAGGCGGGTGAAGCGCCGCCTGAAGATGGCGCGGCTGCGACGGAACTCAGGACCGATGTTCGCTGA